In a single window of the Sulfurimonas sp. hsl 1-7 genome:
- a CDS encoding tRNA1(Val) (adenine(37)-N6)-methyltransferase gives MILHQPESGYCYNSDSLFLYDFIDSFNPKGRVLDVGAGCGIVGLLVARDNEKVILEAVEKQEAFVSYAEKNAQENGIEYKVYHTDFTSLEVEEKYDYIISNPPFYPSGAQKSANDMLFHARYDVNLPMEVFFKKVSQLLKPKSHFIFCYDATQFGRVCAELDKVKMRVVDVRFVHPKVDRAASIVMIHARNGSNSLMKVWPPFISFEGNEQSEESKKIYKKASTQSIKCQI, from the coding sequence GATATTGCTACAACAGTGATTCTCTCTTCTTATACGATTTTATCGATAGTTTCAATCCTAAAGGGAGAGTCTTGGATGTTGGTGCAGGGTGTGGAATTGTTGGTCTTTTAGTTGCACGTGATAATGAAAAAGTTATTTTAGAAGCTGTTGAGAAACAAGAGGCTTTTGTCTCTTATGCAGAAAAAAATGCGCAAGAAAACGGTATAGAATATAAAGTCTATCATACTGATTTTACATCTTTGGAGGTGGAGGAGAAATATGATTACATCATATCAAACCCACCGTTTTATCCATCGGGTGCTCAAAAAAGTGCGAATGATATGTTGTTTCATGCAAGGTATGACGTAAATTTGCCGATGGAAGTGTTTTTTAAAAAAGTTTCACAACTTTTAAAACCGAAATCTCACTTTATCTTTTGTTACGATGCAACGCAGTTTGGGCGTGTATGTGCAGAGCTTGATAAAGTGAAGATGAGAGTGGTAGATGTACGTTTCGTACATCCAAAAGTAGATCGTGCAGCTTCTATTGTTATGATTCATGCTAGAAACGGTTCAAACTCTTTGATGAAAGTTTGGCCGCCGTTTATCAGTTTTGAGGGTAACGAGCAAAGTGAAGAATCAAAAAAAATTTATAAAAAAGCGTCAACACAGAGTATAAAATGTCAGATATAA
- a CDS encoding YkgJ family cysteine cluster protein, with protein MSDIIKQDGFPYGFTPSACETCEGRCCTGESGYIYVTKSEIFAIADLLEMDVNDFAIKYLFKKGYKYSIKEKKVGDSYECVFYDKESNGCQIYEARPTQCRTFPFWDYFKTRVQEVKDECPGIVDV; from the coding sequence ATGTCAGATATAATAAAACAAGATGGATTCCCTTATGGTTTTACACCCTCAGCGTGTGAAACTTGTGAAGGGAGATGTTGTACGGGTGAGAGTGGATATATCTACGTCACAAAGAGTGAGATATTTGCGATCGCAGATCTTTTAGAGATGGATGTTAATGATTTTGCGATAAAATATCTCTTTAAAAAAGGGTATAAATACTCTATAAAAGAGAAAAAAGTCGGAGACTCTTACGAGTGTGTATTTTACGATAAAGAGTCTAACGGATGTCAGATCTATGAAGCACGTCCAACGCAGTGTAGAACTTTTCCGTTTTGGGATTATTTTAAAACAAGGGTGCAAGAAGTTAAAGATGAGTGCCCAGGGATAGTAGATGTATAA